One genomic segment of Rhizorhabdus phycosphaerae includes these proteins:
- a CDS encoding DUF1353 domain-containing protein, with product MIVMARRALLRSGLALPFLSALLGRAAAAVADDQPEVLSTLGKNEWIDKALSLPPARGTPGATLQTGRFRDPFYFLTSPISWRPGPGDPPGLPQVIVPKGFVTDLASIPEKLFSFLRPDGDYVYAAVLHDYLYWEQTTDRDTADIVLRTVMRDFEVAPMTVKAIYLGVHLAGNAAWLGNGAARKRGEKRVLREFPTDPRTTWGEWKLKPNVLT from the coding sequence ATGATAGTAATGGCTCGTCGAGCGTTGCTTCGCAGCGGGCTTGCGCTCCCGTTTCTTTCTGCCCTGCTTGGTCGTGCGGCTGCGGCCGTGGCGGACGATCAGCCTGAAGTGCTTAGCACGCTTGGCAAGAACGAGTGGATCGACAAGGCTCTGTCATTGCCGCCGGCGAGGGGCACCCCTGGAGCCACGCTGCAGACCGGGCGCTTCCGTGATCCTTTCTATTTTTTGACGTCGCCGATCTCATGGCGACCAGGGCCGGGCGATCCACCCGGCCTGCCGCAGGTTATTGTGCCAAAAGGGTTCGTGACCGACCTTGCCAGCATTCCTGAAAAACTATTCAGCTTTCTCAGGCCGGACGGCGACTATGTCTACGCAGCGGTGCTTCACGATTATCTTTACTGGGAGCAGACTACCGACCGCGACACAGCCGACATTGTTCTGCGGACCGTGATGCGCGATTTCGAGGTCGCCCCCATGACGGTGAAGGCAATTTATCTGGGCGTTCATCTGGCTGGCAACGCGGCTTGGCTAGGCAACGGCGCTGCGCGGAAGCGGGGCGAGAAGCGGGTACTGCGTGAGTTTCCAACCGATCCTCGGACCACTTGGGGCGAATGGAAGCTCAAACCAAATGTGCTTACGTAG
- a CDS encoding response regulator transcription factor: MDNALILVAEDEPEIAEVISAYLEREGFRTVRASDGRTALDIHLALKPDLVMLDVQMPRMDGWEVLAELRRRGNTPVIMLTALDQDIDKLQALRIGADDYVVKPFNAVEVAARARAVLRRTAGSAGALLRVGTIEVDLESHVASVTPEGSGDAAILPLTLTEFRILSHMARAPKRAFSRSELVDACLPGGEALERTVDTHLSKLRRKLEEAGAPGFVNNVRGVGFRLADLA; encoded by the coding sequence GTGGACAACGCGCTGATCCTTGTGGCCGAGGACGAGCCTGAAATCGCCGAGGTGATCTCGGCCTATCTCGAGCGGGAGGGCTTCCGGACCGTGCGGGCGAGCGACGGCCGAACCGCGCTCGACATCCATCTTGCGCTCAAGCCTGACCTGGTCATGCTCGACGTGCAGATGCCGCGCATGGACGGCTGGGAAGTGCTGGCCGAGCTGCGCCGACGCGGCAATACGCCGGTGATCATGTTGACCGCGCTGGACCAGGACATCGACAAGCTGCAGGCCCTGCGCATCGGCGCCGACGACTATGTCGTGAAGCCGTTCAACGCGGTCGAGGTCGCGGCGCGGGCCCGCGCGGTGCTGCGCCGGACGGCGGGGTCGGCCGGGGCATTGCTCCGCGTCGGCACGATCGAGGTCGACCTCGAAAGCCATGTCGCGTCGGTGACCCCCGAAGGAAGCGGCGATGCCGCGATCCTTCCCCTCACGCTGACCGAATTCCGGATCCTGTCGCACATGGCGCGCGCGCCCAAGCGTGCCTTCTCCCGCAGCGAGCTGGTCGACGCCTGCCTGCCGGGCGGCGAGGCGCTGGAGCGGACGGTCGATACCCATCTGAGCAAGCTCAGGCGCAAGCTCGAAGAAGCGGGCGCGCCCGGCTTCGTCAATAATGTTCGGGGCGTCGGCTTCCGCCTGGCAGACCTCGCGTGA
- a CDS encoding caspase family protein translates to MATRAWICFTVAFAVLSTCYEGEVSAQTTVKEVFDRQRPIAEGRRIALIIGNTEYQAGTLWGRLPNAQNDAAHIGALLSDKIRGDSRFEVELVLNGTRKQIVEAVEAFATRAKDADIALLYYTGHGFEYAKTNFIVPSDAPGEVKAVELGNFYIDMERIAREAHARSFNMIFVDACRQRVPIVLGEDGLSKAGDATEFASIQAPESIVFYASSPGGVAYDAAPPEWKLSPFALALAEGMKRPGMDAESILPRVADYVGKATADRARPQHPQVQGSWTKLFYFLPESSAALPVAVAMPPLTIDMAALSTMDEPVLIRQVLEKHPPAELRALADKGDPLALYILGYMYAYGKFLPVDLKQAEFLLKRAAETGNPAGQLEYGHFLLNRSKLPGKQQTAYALYEKAVAQDFAKAKTHLATALLEGQFGPSGVVKGYREKARRLLEEAAAQGHVAALAALLYHGDTVARVKALTMLQAVSAQGELAADDQLCSYNVSLGNWVAAKSFCTKAAEGLFVESQARLAWLYSEGKGVPVSPTLARQWARIALSQEDLGQSWRYWIAPLGE, encoded by the coding sequence ATGGCAACACGGGCTTGGATTTGTTTCACGGTAGCGTTCGCCGTGCTATCCACCTGTTACGAAGGCGAAGTATCGGCGCAGACTACAGTTAAAGAAGTCTTCGATCGGCAGCGGCCGATTGCCGAAGGGCGCCGGATCGCGCTGATTATCGGCAATACCGAATATCAGGCAGGCACCCTTTGGGGGCGTCTCCCCAACGCCCAGAACGACGCGGCCCACATCGGGGCCTTGTTGTCAGACAAGATCCGGGGAGACTCGCGCTTTGAGGTCGAGCTCGTTCTCAATGGCACCCGCAAGCAGATCGTCGAGGCGGTAGAAGCTTTCGCGACAAGGGCGAAAGACGCTGACATCGCTCTCCTCTACTACACTGGGCACGGCTTCGAATATGCCAAGACGAACTTCATCGTCCCGAGCGATGCTCCGGGTGAGGTCAAGGCCGTCGAGCTCGGCAACTTCTACATCGATATGGAAAGGATTGCTCGCGAGGCACATGCCCGCAGCTTTAACATGATTTTCGTTGACGCCTGCCGGCAGCGAGTGCCGATCGTGCTCGGGGAGGATGGCCTGAGTAAGGCGGGCGATGCGACCGAATTTGCGTCGATTCAAGCACCCGAGTCGATTGTCTTCTATGCCAGTTCGCCAGGCGGGGTAGCCTACGACGCGGCGCCGCCGGAATGGAAACTGAGTCCGTTCGCCCTGGCGCTCGCCGAAGGCATGAAACGGCCTGGCATGGACGCGGAATCAATCTTGCCGCGAGTTGCCGACTATGTCGGCAAGGCAACTGCCGATCGTGCACGGCCTCAGCACCCGCAGGTGCAAGGCAGTTGGACCAAATTATTCTATTTCCTGCCCGAGAGCTCCGCCGCTCTGCCGGTAGCTGTGGCGATGCCACCGCTAACCATCGATATGGCCGCGTTGAGCACAATGGATGAGCCGGTGCTGATACGGCAAGTGCTGGAGAAGCATCCACCTGCGGAGCTCCGGGCGCTCGCTGATAAGGGCGACCCGCTTGCGCTGTACATTCTCGGCTACATGTACGCTTACGGAAAGTTTCTGCCCGTCGATCTTAAGCAGGCAGAGTTCTTGCTGAAGCGTGCGGCGGAAACCGGCAATCCGGCTGGGCAACTGGAATACGGCCATTTCCTACTCAACCGGTCGAAGTTGCCGGGCAAGCAGCAAACCGCCTACGCCCTTTACGAGAAAGCCGTAGCCCAAGACTTCGCAAAGGCGAAAACGCATCTCGCTACTGCGCTGCTCGAAGGGCAATTTGGTCCGAGTGGGGTAGTCAAAGGATACAGAGAAAAAGCCCGCCGGCTGTTGGAGGAAGCCGCGGCACAGGGGCACGTCGCTGCGCTCGCCGCACTGCTCTACCATGGCGATACGGTCGCGAGGGTCAAAGCGCTAACAATGCTTCAGGCCGTTTCTGCGCAAGGCGAGCTCGCCGCCGACGATCAGCTCTGCAGCTACAATGTCAGTCTTGGGAACTGGGTCGCGGCCAAAAGCTTCTGCACCAAGGCTGCGGAAGGACTTTTCGTCGAGTCCCAAGCGCGGCTCGCTTGGTTGTACTCTGAAGGGAAAGGTGTCCCCGTTTCGCCAACGCTGGCGCGCCAATGGGCCCGCATTGCCTTGTCTCAAGAGGACCTCGGCCAGAGCTGGAGATATTGGATCGCCCCGCTGGGTGAGTGA
- a CDS encoding ParD-like family protein: MGIVKIDDELHEEIRRASTVMCRSINAQAEFWMKIGRLAEANPTLSFNEIVRIQLHAAAQEPAPIPERAEAA, encoded by the coding sequence ATGGGCATAGTGAAGATCGACGACGAACTGCACGAAGAGATCCGTCGCGCCAGCACGGTCATGTGCCGGTCGATCAACGCGCAGGCCGAATTCTGGATGAAGATCGGCCGGCTGGCCGAGGCGAACCCCACCCTGTCCTTCAACGAGATCGTCCGGATCCAGCTCCACGCGGCCGCACAGGAGCCAGCCCCGATACCCGAACGGGCCGAGGCCGCCTGA
- the map gene encoding type I methionyl aminopeptidase: protein MVKTPEEIALMRISGRLLASVFEMLDGVDLAGRSTMAVNDLVERFIVDDLSARPASKGQYGFAYVLNCSINDVVCHGVPSATEIVRDGDIVNFDITLEKNGFIADSSKTYLVGDVPAAARRLAKVAQEAMWKGIARVRPGAHLGDIGAAIEGHARKNGYSVVREYCGHGIGREMHEEPQILNFGRPGTGPQMREGMVFTIEPMLNQGSRSVATRDDGWTVVTTDGKLSAQFEHTVAVTATGVEVLTLRRNERARMAEAA from the coding sequence ATGGTGAAGACGCCCGAGGAGATCGCCCTGATGCGCATCTCCGGCCGCCTGCTCGCCTCGGTGTTCGAAATGCTCGACGGCGTCGATCTGGCCGGCCGGTCGACCATGGCGGTCAACGATCTGGTCGAGCGCTTCATCGTCGACGACCTCTCCGCACGCCCCGCGAGCAAGGGGCAATATGGCTTCGCCTATGTGCTCAACTGCTCGATCAACGACGTCGTCTGCCACGGCGTGCCGAGCGCGACCGAGATCGTCCGCGACGGCGACATCGTCAATTTCGACATCACGCTGGAAAAGAACGGCTTCATCGCTGATTCCAGCAAGACCTATCTGGTCGGCGACGTTCCCGCCGCCGCCCGCCGCCTCGCGAAGGTGGCGCAGGAAGCGATGTGGAAGGGCATCGCCCGCGTCCGCCCCGGCGCCCATCTCGGCGACATCGGCGCGGCGATCGAGGGCCATGCCCGCAAGAACGGCTATTCGGTCGTCCGCGAATATTGCGGCCACGGCATCGGCCGCGAAATGCACGAGGAACCCCAGATCCTGAACTTCGGCCGCCCCGGCACCGGCCCCCAGATGCGCGAGGGCATGGTCTTCACGATCGAACCGATGCTCAACCAGGGCAGCCGCAGCGTGGCGACCCGTGACGACGGCTGGACCGTGGTCACCACCGACGGCAAGCTGTCCGCCCAGTTCGAACATACGGTGGCAGTGACGGCGACCGGCGTCGAGGTGCTGACGCTGCGGAGGAATGAGCGGGCGAGGATGGCAGAGGCGGCTTAG
- a CDS encoding ATP-binding protein translates to MKLGFTGLGGQIVLSMVVATIASVVLTIVGLYVFYGILVRTAPELLSTATQWFPTRLEWAVILGLCMAAGVITVIVARRLARRIVAPLVSVARAARRIADGDLLARAEAGDRSLFEAAMLVDDFNLLAERLDAASQAVTRWNAAIAHELRTPVTILSGRLQGLADGVFHPNPPLLRSLVAQVEALTRLIEDLRTVSLFDGGRLDARLQPTDLAEEIRGVVRLMLPGMEAVGFRVETQLDEGQCDVDAARVRQALMALMENAQRHARPCTVRVRLTLDRALARIDVIDDGPGLPDDFIPYAFEPFRRYMEIDRPTKGSGLGLAVVLAIAQVHGGTASYATVGGGACFSMILQRSSGSTKRREKQL, encoded by the coding sequence GTGAAGCTGGGCTTCACCGGCCTCGGCGGACAGATCGTCCTGTCGATGGTCGTGGCGACCATCGCCTCGGTCGTGCTGACGATCGTCGGCCTCTACGTCTTCTATGGCATCCTCGTCCGCACCGCGCCGGAACTCCTGTCCACCGCGACCCAATGGTTCCCGACGCGGCTCGAATGGGCAGTCATCTTGGGCCTGTGCATGGCGGCCGGCGTCATCACGGTGATCGTCGCGCGGCGCCTGGCGCGCAGGATCGTCGCGCCGCTCGTCTCGGTGGCCCGTGCTGCAAGGCGCATCGCCGATGGCGATCTGCTCGCCCGTGCCGAGGCGGGCGACCGATCGCTGTTCGAGGCGGCGATGCTGGTCGACGACTTCAACCTGCTTGCCGAGCGTCTGGATGCCGCATCGCAGGCAGTGACCAGATGGAACGCGGCGATCGCGCACGAACTGCGTACGCCCGTCACCATTCTCAGTGGCCGGCTCCAGGGGCTGGCGGACGGTGTCTTTCATCCCAACCCCCCGCTGCTGCGCTCGCTCGTGGCACAGGTGGAGGCTCTCACCCGTCTGATCGAGGACCTGCGGACGGTCAGCCTGTTCGACGGCGGCCGGCTCGACGCCCGGCTTCAGCCCACCGATCTCGCCGAGGAGATACGCGGTGTCGTCCGCCTGATGTTGCCGGGCATGGAAGCGGTCGGCTTCCGGGTCGAGACGCAGCTCGACGAAGGCCAGTGCGATGTCGATGCGGCGCGCGTCAGGCAGGCCCTGATGGCGCTGATGGAGAATGCGCAGCGCCATGCCCGACCTTGCACGGTCCGCGTCCGCCTCACGCTCGACCGGGCGCTGGCACGCATCGACGTGATCGATGACGGCCCGGGCCTTCCAGATGATTTCATCCCCTACGCCTTCGAGCCGTTCCGTCGCTATATGGAGATCGACCGGCCCACCAAGGGCAGCGGCCTAGGCCTCGCGGTCGTGCTCGCCATCGCGCAGGTGCACGGCGGCACGGCCAGCTATGCGACGGTCGGCGGCGGCGCCTGCTTCAGCATGATCCTGCAGCGGAGCAGCGGCTCTACCAAGCGACGCGAGAAGCAGCTCTGA
- a CDS encoding efflux transporter outer membrane subunit yields MRKLALIGLLMTSACSMNPRLEVPPPPVQQSFPQASPDEAASAAAVDWRTMFRDPRLQALIELALANNRDLRVSTLNVEVARAQFRVSRAAQLPQFDANGSYLRQRSPTAAATAGFGGSTSTDPNAPSGFEFQQYSANAALTSFELDLFGKLRWQSQAAFERYLATDEGRQSARISLIGSVVDAYLSERLADEQLRLTERTLTDWRASLDIARKRHAARQASGLDLAQAEGQAQQAEADLAAAQRNLAQATNALQLLVGGPIPSDLPAPMGLMDQPILTQLPAGLPSDLIANRPDIRQAEHELVAANADVGAARAAFFPSLSITGLFGFTSLSFDQLFKGDNRTWSFTPQITQPIFRGGSLRAQLDVAKLQKQVAVANYEKAIQSAFREVADGLAGRATFARQQEAQRQARDTAVKRAELSALRYRAGVDGRLELLDAQRSRYTAEQTLLELRRQELSSAAGLYRALGGGAEPKATR; encoded by the coding sequence ATGCGTAAACTCGCCCTGATCGGGCTGCTGATGACCAGCGCCTGCTCGATGAACCCCCGCCTCGAGGTGCCCCCGCCCCCTGTGCAGCAGAGCTTCCCGCAGGCGTCGCCCGACGAAGCGGCCAGCGCCGCAGCAGTCGACTGGCGGACGATGTTCCGCGATCCCCGGCTGCAGGCATTGATCGAGCTGGCGCTGGCAAACAACCGCGACTTGCGAGTGTCGACGCTGAATGTCGAAGTGGCACGGGCCCAGTTCCGGGTCTCGCGCGCGGCACAGCTGCCGCAGTTCGACGCCAACGGCTCCTATCTGCGCCAGCGGAGCCCGACGGCGGCAGCGACCGCCGGCTTCGGCGGGAGCACCTCGACCGATCCGAACGCACCGAGCGGATTTGAATTTCAGCAATATTCGGCCAATGCCGCGCTCACCAGCTTCGAGCTGGACCTGTTCGGCAAGCTGCGCTGGCAGAGCCAGGCCGCGTTCGAGCGCTATCTGGCGACCGACGAGGGCCGTCAGTCGGCGCGCATCTCGCTGATCGGGTCGGTGGTGGACGCCTATCTGTCCGAGCGGTTGGCAGACGAGCAGCTGCGCCTCACCGAGCGTACATTGACCGACTGGCGAGCCTCGCTCGACATCGCCCGGAAACGTCACGCCGCGCGGCAGGCCAGCGGGCTCGATCTCGCGCAGGCGGAAGGCCAGGCGCAGCAGGCCGAAGCCGATCTCGCTGCCGCCCAGCGCAACCTGGCCCAGGCCACGAACGCCCTGCAGCTGTTGGTCGGCGGGCCCATCCCCTCCGATCTTCCGGCGCCGATGGGGCTGATGGACCAGCCGATCCTGACGCAATTGCCCGCCGGGCTGCCCTCCGACCTGATCGCCAACCGGCCCGACATCCGCCAGGCCGAGCATGAGCTGGTCGCCGCCAACGCCGATGTCGGCGCGGCGCGCGCGGCCTTCTTCCCCAGCCTGTCGATCACCGGCCTGTTCGGCTTCACCAGCCTGTCCTTCGACCAGCTGTTCAAGGGCGACAACCGCACCTGGTCCTTCACCCCGCAGATCACCCAGCCGATTTTCCGGGGCGGCAGCCTGCGTGCGCAGCTCGACGTGGCCAAGCTCCAGAAGCAGGTCGCGGTCGCCAATTACGAGAAGGCGATCCAGTCGGCGTTCCGCGAGGTCGCCGATGGGCTGGCCGGCCGCGCCACCTTCGCGCGGCAGCAGGAGGCGCAGCGCCAGGCGCGCGACACAGCCGTGAAGCGCGCCGAACTGTCGGCGCTCCGCTACCGTGCGGGCGTCGATGGCCGGCTCGAACTGCTCGACGCGCAGCGCAGCCGTTATACCGCCGAGCAGACCCTGCTCGAACTGCGCCGCCAGGAACTGTCGAGCGCCGCCGGGCTCTACCGTGCCCTCGGCGGCGGCGCGGAACCGAAGGCCACCCGCTAG
- a CDS encoding multidrug efflux RND transporter permease subunit, whose protein sequence is MSRFFIDRPVFAWVLAIGIILMGLIAVPNLPIERYPSIAPPSISIYASYPGATPKTMNDSVVGLIERELSSVKNLLYFESSTDTSGAAQITATFQPGTNPELAQVDVQNRLKTAEPRLPQIVRQTGVTVEAASSGFLMMVSIQSNNPNADAGMLGDYAARNVSEELKRIPGVGRVQLFSSERGMRIWVDPAKLVSYKLTMGDVTDAIASQNVQIAPGSVGAEPTVGEQRVTIPLTVDGQLQTPEEFSQIVLRANSDGSTVLLGDVARIELAAASFASSSRVNGKPNAILAVQLSPGANAVRTSSAVKERMDELSKSMPPGVSYKIPFDTAPFVSISIKKVVETLAEAMILVFLVMFLFLQKVRYTLIPAIVAPIALLGTFAVMSITGFSINVLTMFGMVLAIGIIVDDAIVVVENVERLMAEEGLSPRDATRKAMWEISGAIVGITLVLTAVFIPMAFSSGSVGAIYRQFTVAMAVSILFSAFLALTLTPALCATLLKPVTGHEEKKGFLGWFDRKFAAMTKGYENWVTRLLKRSGRMMAAFAVIVALLALGFYKLPSSFLPEEDQGFFISAFQMPADSTTLRTSEATAVLEKHNKSREAVRDTVVVQGFGFSGSGSNAALVFTVLKDWGDRPGVSAAEEVADANKATSSVREGVIMSLLPPSIDGLGNSSGFSLRLQDRANRGEQALMAAQGQLLGLAAQSKVVAGVYPEGLPPGSSVKLQIDRQKARIMGVAFTDIASTLSTAMGSTYVNDFPNKGRLQQVIVQAEAKSRMSIDDVLNLYVRNAEGNPVRLGELVSTKWELTPLQLVRYNGYPAIRIAGQAAPGQSTGAAMREMERLAAQLPPGFAVEWTGQSLQEKQSGDEAILLMGLSMLVVFLVLAALYESWAIPLSVILVVPLGLIGAIAAVYIAGMPNDVFFKVGMITIIGLSAKNAILIVEFAKAARDEGMSTVEATIHAARLRLRPIVMTSLAFTLGVMPLMLATGASKETQRAIGTGVFGGMITATTLAIFFVPIFFVVVMKLVERLRGGRGKARNKDMGTGSDPALENEHA, encoded by the coding sequence ATGTCCCGCTTTTTCATCGACCGCCCGGTCTTCGCCTGGGTGCTGGCGATCGGCATCATCCTGATGGGCCTAATCGCCGTCCCGAACCTGCCGATCGAACGCTATCCGTCGATCGCGCCGCCCAGCATCAGCATCTACGCCTCCTATCCGGGCGCGACCCCGAAGACGATGAACGACAGCGTCGTCGGGCTGATCGAGCGCGAGTTGTCGAGCGTCAAGAACCTGCTCTATTTCGAGAGCTCCACCGACACGTCGGGCGCCGCGCAGATCACCGCGACCTTCCAGCCGGGCACCAATCCGGAGCTGGCCCAGGTCGACGTCCAGAATCGTCTGAAGACGGCCGAACCGCGCCTGCCGCAGATCGTCCGCCAGACCGGCGTCACCGTGGAAGCCGCATCGTCGGGCTTCCTGATGATGGTGAGCATCCAGTCCAACAACCCCAATGCCGATGCCGGCATGCTGGGCGACTATGCGGCCCGCAACGTTTCCGAGGAGCTCAAGCGCATTCCGGGCGTCGGGCGCGTCCAGCTGTTCAGTTCCGAGCGCGGCATGCGCATCTGGGTCGATCCGGCGAAACTGGTCAGCTACAAGCTGACCATGGGCGACGTGACCGACGCGATCGCCAGCCAGAACGTCCAGATCGCGCCCGGCTCGGTCGGCGCCGAGCCCACGGTCGGCGAGCAGCGGGTGACCATCCCGCTGACCGTCGACGGCCAGCTCCAGACGCCCGAGGAATTCAGCCAGATCGTTCTGCGCGCGAACAGCGACGGGTCGACGGTCCTGCTCGGCGACGTCGCCCGGATCGAACTCGCAGCGGCCAGCTTCGCGAGCAGCAGCCGGGTCAACGGCAAGCCCAATGCCATCCTCGCGGTGCAGCTGTCCCCTGGAGCGAACGCCGTCCGCACATCATCGGCGGTCAAGGAGCGGATGGACGAGCTGTCCAAGTCGATGCCGCCGGGCGTATCGTACAAGATCCCGTTCGACACGGCTCCCTTCGTCTCGATCTCGATTAAGAAGGTGGTCGAAACGCTTGCCGAGGCGATGATCCTCGTCTTCCTCGTGATGTTCCTGTTCCTGCAGAAGGTCCGCTACACGCTGATCCCGGCGATCGTCGCCCCAATCGCCCTGCTCGGGACCTTTGCGGTGATGTCGATCACCGGCTTCTCGATCAACGTGCTCACCATGTTCGGCATGGTGCTGGCCATCGGCATCATCGTCGATGACGCGATCGTGGTCGTGGAGAATGTCGAGCGGTTGATGGCCGAGGAGGGCCTCTCCCCTCGCGACGCGACGCGCAAGGCGATGTGGGAGATCAGCGGCGCCATCGTCGGCATCACGCTGGTGCTCACCGCCGTGTTCATCCCGATGGCCTTTTCCAGCGGCTCGGTCGGCGCGATCTATCGCCAGTTCACCGTCGCCATGGCCGTCTCGATCCTCTTCTCCGCCTTCCTGGCGCTGACCCTGACGCCCGCACTCTGCGCGACGCTGCTCAAGCCGGTGACCGGTCATGAGGAGAAGAAGGGCTTCCTCGGCTGGTTCGACCGCAAATTCGCGGCGATGACCAAGGGATACGAAAATTGGGTGACCCGCCTGCTCAAGCGGTCGGGACGGATGATGGCCGCCTTCGCGGTGATCGTCGCTCTGCTGGCGCTCGGCTTCTACAAGCTGCCCTCTTCCTTCCTGCCCGAAGAGGATCAGGGCTTCTTCATCTCCGCCTTCCAGATGCCGGCGGATTCGACCACGCTGCGCACCTCCGAAGCGACCGCCGTGCTCGAAAAGCACAATAAGAGCCGCGAGGCGGTGCGCGACACGGTCGTGGTCCAAGGCTTCGGCTTCTCGGGCTCGGGCTCCAACGCGGCTCTGGTCTTCACTGTCCTGAAGGACTGGGGTGACCGGCCCGGCGTCTCCGCCGCCGAGGAAGTGGCCGACGCCAATAAGGCCACCTCGAGCGTCCGCGAGGGCGTGATCATGAGCCTGCTGCCGCCGTCGATCGACGGGCTCGGCAACTCCTCCGGCTTCTCGTTGCGCCTGCAGGACCGCGCCAATCGCGGCGAACAGGCGCTGATGGCGGCGCAGGGCCAGCTGCTGGGCCTCGCCGCGCAGAGCAAGGTCGTTGCCGGGGTCTATCCCGAGGGGCTTCCGCCCGGCAGCAGCGTCAAGCTGCAGATCGACCGGCAGAAGGCGCGGATCATGGGCGTCGCCTTTACCGACATCGCCTCGACGCTGAGCACTGCCATGGGCTCGACCTACGTCAACGACTTCCCGAACAAGGGGCGCCTGCAACAGGTGATCGTGCAGGCCGAGGCAAAGTCGCGGATGAGCATCGACGACGTGCTCAATCTCTACGTCCGCAATGCCGAGGGCAATCCTGTCCGCCTGGGCGAGCTGGTCTCGACCAAGTGGGAGCTCACCCCGCTCCAGCTGGTCCGCTATAACGGATATCCCGCGATCCGCATCGCCGGACAGGCTGCCCCCGGCCAGTCGACCGGTGCTGCCATGCGCGAGATGGAGCGGCTCGCCGCCCAGTTGCCGCCCGGCTTCGCGGTCGAATGGACCGGCCAGTCGCTCCAGGAGAAGCAGTCGGGCGACGAAGCCATCCTGCTGATGGGCCTGTCGATGCTGGTCGTGTTCCTGGTGCTGGCAGCCTTGTACGAAAGCTGGGCGATCCCGCTGTCGGTGATCCTGGTGGTGCCGCTCGGCCTGATCGGCGCGATCGCGGCGGTCTATATCGCCGGCATGCCGAACGATGTCTTCTTCAAGGTGGGCATGATCACGATCATCGGCCTGTCGGCGAAGAACGCGATCCTCATCGTCGAGTTCGCCAAGGCGGCGCGCGACGAGGGAATGTCCACCGTGGAGGCGACGATCCACGCTGCACGGCTGCGGCTGCGGCCGATCGTCATGACCAGCCTTGCCTTCACCCTGGGCGTCATGCCGCTGATGCTCGCCACCGGCGCGAGCAAGGAGACCCAGCGCGCGATCGGCACCGGCGTGTTCGGCGGCATGATCACCGCCACCACGCTCGCCATTTTCTTCGTCCCCATCTTCTTCGTGGTGGTGATGAAGCTGGTCGAGCGGCTGCGCGGCGGCCGCGGCAAGGCCAGGAACAAGGACATGGGCACCGGCAGCGATCCGGCGCTGGAGAATGAACATGCGTAA
- a CDS encoding efflux RND transporter periplasmic adaptor subunit — translation MPDFSRRPLPLLALASASLLVLASCGSQQQPPPPPPEVSVIKVGPGAVEIADELPGRVVAYRVAEIRPQVSGIIQRRLFEQGSEVREGQPLFQINPAPFRADADSAAAAVKRAEATLARARTQQQRLAPLVGSDAISGQDYDDAVATRDQAAADLAQARAELDRRRVDLGFATIRSPISGRIDQAVLTEGGLASSSDTNPLATVQQIDRVYVDVRQPATRLEALRAAARKGAGNAGAPVDIILGEGRVHAVKGRLLFSGISVDPGTGEVIARVEVPNADRTLLPGMFVRARLPRLAQADAIMVPLQAIAHMGDQTSVNIVDAAGKVQTRKVVLGDEKDGKVIVESGLKPGDVVMVEGQDRVQPGAKVKPMPWRAAAAAR, via the coding sequence ATGCCTGACTTCTCCAGACGCCCCCTTCCGCTGCTCGCGCTCGCCAGTGCGTCGCTGCTGGTGCTCGCCTCGTGCGGATCCCAGCAACAACCGCCGCCCCCGCCGCCCGAGGTATCGGTCATCAAGGTGGGGCCTGGAGCGGTCGAGATCGCCGACGAGCTGCCCGGCCGTGTCGTCGCCTATCGCGTGGCCGAGATCCGCCCGCAGGTCAGCGGCATCATCCAGCGTCGCCTGTTCGAACAGGGTAGCGAGGTCCGCGAGGGCCAGCCGCTGTTCCAGATCAACCCGGCGCCCTTCCGGGCCGATGCCGATAGCGCCGCCGCAGCGGTGAAGCGGGCCGAGGCCACGCTGGCCCGCGCCCGCACCCAGCAACAGCGGCTTGCTCCGCTCGTGGGGAGCGACGCGATCAGCGGCCAGGATTATGACGACGCCGTCGCGACACGTGATCAGGCTGCGGCGGACCTCGCCCAGGCGCGCGCTGAACTCGATCGCCGCCGCGTCGATCTGGGCTTTGCCACCATCCGATCGCCGATCAGCGGGCGCATCGACCAGGCCGTGCTCACCGAAGGCGGCCTCGCGAGCAGCAGCGACACCAACCCCCTAGCGACGGTTCAGCAGATCGACCGGGTCTATGTCGACGTGCGCCAGCCCGCCACGCGCCTCGAGGCGCTGCGGGCCGCCGCCCGCAAGGGCGCGGGCAATGCCGGCGCCCCGGTCGACATCATCCTGGGTGAAGGTCGCGTCCATGCCGTCAAGGGCCGGCTGCTCTTCTCGGGCATCAGCGTCGATCCCGGCACCGGCGAGGTGATCGCGCGCGTCGAGGTTCCCAATGCCGACCGTACGCTGTTGCCCGGCATGTTCGTCCGCGCGCGGCTGCCGCGCCTGGCCCAGGCTGACGCGATCATGGTCCCCTTGCAGGCGATCGCGCATATGGGCGACCAGACCTCGGTCAACATCGTCGACGCCGCAGGCAAGGTCCAGACACGCAAGGTCGTGCTGGGCGACGAGAAGGACGGCAAGGTCATCGTCGAAAGCGGTCTGAAGCCGGGCGACGTGGTGATGGTCGAAGGACAGGATCGCGTCCAGCCGGGGGCGAAGGTGAAACCGATGCCGTGGCGCGCCGCCGCAGCGGCCCGCTGA